Part of the Pseudomonadota bacterium genome is shown below.
TATGTGAGTGTCGTTTTGGGTCCATAACGCCTGCGAGTAATTCGTAACTGTTACGACCCAAACTGTCCCGGCACTTTAGGGCACAAGACTCTGCAAAGCCGGGATGATTACGATGAACCAATAAAAGGTGCTCGCGTAGGGATTCATCACTTGGCTGCTCTCCCCTCATCAGGCACTGCATCCAGTATGACTCATCGTAGATAGGTTTATTCATTATTAAGAGAGTCCATACTATTGAATCTAAGAGATATTCCCGGCAGTGATCCTGTTACGTATTGCGTATGCCTTTATGCGTGGCGTGGCGGTGACTGTCTTATTGAGAGGGTTCGCCTCATCCACCCGAAGACAGCAGCACAAATAAAAACGTACAGAGAAAGGACTAAAAATTGTGTTTCTAATCTAATACCAACATCAATCAACGCCCCCAGTAACGCTGGCGCAACAGCAGTTGAAAAGACCTGTAGCGTCACGCTCAGAGATCTAATGGACCCAAGGTTTGCAGTGCCATACATCTCAGCCCATAACGCTCCGAATAGGACAGTCGCCCCCCCAGCTGAAGCACCAATCAAGGCCATAAATACTGGAGCTACGTAAAACTCGTCAATACAGGCTATCAAGGCAAGGCCGAAAGCAAGGGGTAGCAAGTAAAACTGCAAGAGATACACCGCACCAAATCGATCTACCATCCATCCAGCCACTAGAGTAACTATCGTCGCACTTATCGCATAAAGCGGATAACAAGAAGCAAATTCGGGAAGTAACCATGACTTCATTTCGACAAGGTGGACCTGATGGAACAAAACGCCTGTGATGATGAAAGGGGGGGCGAGAAGACCAGGCAATAATATATAAAAACGTTGGTCACGCAGGACTTGCGCACGGGTCCAACACTTAAATCCTTCTTTTGTCTTTTCGGGTAATAATTGCTGATGCCGATCGAGGTTTCGTGATCGTAAAAGATGGCTACTCCAGAGCATAGCAGGCAACAGAATGATGAGTATAATAAGAGCACCGTGTGCCCAGATCTCACGCCAAGTCAAGAATGTTAAGAAAGTAGCAACAAGAATTGGCAGCAAGGCCTCCCCAACTGGGTACCCAAGCGTCGCAATACTAATCGCACGCCCGCGCTCCGCCGAAAACCAACGCGCCATAGCAGTGATTGCGATATGACCTGGAAGTGCTTGACCTAACAAACGCATTCCAAAAAGGGCCAAGCAGAGCACAAAGACTGAGTATGTGTTGGCTATAACTATCATACACCCGCTTAGACCTAATAAAGCGATAGCGCCAAGCAGACGCAAGTCATACTTGTCTGTTGATTTTCCAAGCCACAAGAAAACTATCGCACTGCCAAGTGTTGCCGCGGAGTAAATGGCCCCAAATCTCCCGTGAGATAGCTCCAAGTCATTTCGAATTTCCCCTGAAAAAAGAGCAATAAAAAAGGTTTGCCCAACATTAGAACTAAAAGCTAATAGGAACCCAAAAAAGAGAGCCGGTGCTGCGCGCTTCAACAAACTACAAGCATTCATACGATTAAAATAAATTCCAAAAAGTGCCATCGCCCCATGACATGATGAATTAAATGGCGGCGACCTTTATAAAAAATAGCATAACCTGTTGATCAAAGCGCCATATGCCATTTTGCAGACATTCCTTTAAATAAGGACCAGTCACCGGGCTTTTAAGCATAGCTTCAAGACCAATTGTATCGTCAAAAATACAGCGCTGCAGGTATCCTTCTACATGTTCACTCGCATTTTCGAGCGCAGTGTTTTGATAAGAAATCTGTTTGACCTTGAAATCTACTCCCATAGCCTTCAATGTTTCAGCTATTAACTCAGCGCTCGAAAATGGCACTCCCGCACCATCCTTAATGCCATTGATATAATGTCTGTAGAACCTCAAATAGTGCGAATTACTAGTAGCGTGAGCAATAAAGCCAGCGCCGTCCAACGCGAGAACAAACCTTTCTAGAGCAGCCTGAATCTCTTCTTTAGGTACCGCATAAAGCGCATGAGTAGCCCAAACTATGTCAAAAGCGCCTGGCTCACACGCCAACGCTTGCAGCGTCATTTCAAATTCAGCGCTGCAGTGGAATGGCGGAAAAAGAGCTTTCCGCGCTTCGGAAATTGAAAATGCCGATGGATCAAGGAGAGAGTATTCAACAGGCAATATACTTGCTTCAGACAAGCGGCCAAATTGCTTGAGTGCAGAGGGAAACTTACCGGAACCGCAAGCCACATCCAATAGCTTTAAATTGCGCTGACCAACCACTTTTTGGCGTTCTTCAAACCAATTCTTCCAATCGATGGCTTCAGCAAGGTGTTTATAGTCAACAGAGGCAAGAGCATAGAATCTGTCCATTTCAGCACGGCCAGCCTCACTCCAGTGCGCACAACTTCGTTGGAAGGTATCTGTCATTTGTTTAATCCTTGGCCTGCCAACAAATCGGGTTTAATTCACTTGCGGCTTTATCACCCGGACCAGCACCAGGAATAAATTTTCCCCAGTCACCTGACACCATTGTCGGCTTATCGACAATCCGAGCTCCATCTGCAAAATAGGTGCTTGCAAGCACAACTCTGCTTTGACTTGTTCTGTTGGAAGCCGCCGTATGAAAACTCCGGTTATGGTGGAAGCTGACCTCTCCGATGTCAAAAGCACTATCCTCGACTGCAACATTTTTTTTCTTAAAAACTTCGTTAATTTTCTTATCGTAACTTGTGTCAAATTTATTAAATTCAATATCCTTAACGAACTCAAAAACACTCAACGGTTTTGCAAAAGATAAGGGGCCCATTTCAACTGGAATTGGTTGTGCCGGAATCCAAGCCGTAACAACATCGTCTGTAGCTAGAGGAAAATGGTGGTCGTCGTAATGCCACGGTGTTCTGCCGCAGCCTGGCTCCTTGGACAAAATATTATCATGATAGAGACGCACACTATTTACATTTAAAAGTTCGGCACAAATCTTACCAATCCTTTCACTAAGCACGAAAGCTTTGATAAGTGGATTGTTAAGCCACGCCATCTCAAGGCTTAAGAAGCGATCACGGACATCACCATCAAGGGAAGACTTAAAAGACTCACCTAATAACCTAACTAACTCTTGACG
Proteins encoded:
- a CDS encoding phytanoyl-CoA dioxygenase family protein, yielding MKKKDTQKHSAGLLVGENALQADVNQPWEQDNQAWWDWYVTLAENIEEQPVELMPMSSVQVKDLPSDEAIIEELRTPFPLSSKDRGEFQQNGFIKLKKILTHGAVVRLRQELVRLLGESFKSSLDGDVRDRFLSLEMAWLNNPLIKAFVLSERIGKICAELLNVNSVRLYHDNILSKEPGCGRTPWHYDDHHFPLATDDVVTAWIPAQPIPVEMGPLSFAKPLSVFEFVKDIEFNKFDTSYDKKINEVFKKKNVAVEDSAFDIGEVSFHHNRSFHTAASNRTSQSRVVLASTYFADGARIVDKPTMVSGDWGKFIPGAGPGDKAASELNPICWQAKD
- a CDS encoding MFS transporter — encoded protein: MALFGIYFNRMNACSLLKRAAPALFFGFLLAFSSNVGQTFFIALFSGEIRNDLELSHGRFGAIYSAATLGSAIVFLWLGKSTDKYDLRLLGAIALLGLSGCMIVIANTYSVFVLCLALFGMRLLGQALPGHIAITAMARWFSAERGRAISIATLGYPVGEALLPILVATFLTFLTWREIWAHGALIILIILLPAMLWSSHLLRSRNLDRHQQLLPEKTKEGFKCWTRAQVLRDQRFYILLPGLLAPPFIITGVLFHQVHLVEMKSWLLPEFASCYPLYAISATIVTLVAGWMVDRFGAVYLLQFYLLPLAFGLALIACIDEFYVAPVFMALIGASAGGATVLFGALWAEMYGTANLGSIRSLSVTLQVFSTAVAPALLGALIDVGIRLETQFLVLSLYVFICAAVFGWMRRTLSIRQSPPRHA
- a CDS encoding class I SAM-dependent methyltransferase — protein: MTDTFQRSCAHWSEAGRAEMDRFYALASVDYKHLAEAIDWKNWFEERQKVVGQRNLKLLDVACGSGKFPSALKQFGRLSEASILPVEYSLLDPSAFSISEARKALFPPFHCSAEFEMTLQALACEPGAFDIVWATHALYAVPKEEIQAALERFVLALDGAGFIAHATSNSHYLRFYRHYINGIKDGAGVPFSSAELIAETLKAMGVDFKVKQISYQNTALENASEHVEGYLQRCIFDDTIGLEAMLKSPVTGPYLKECLQNGIWRFDQQVMLFFIKVAAI